One stretch of Corallococcus exiguus DNA includes these proteins:
- a CDS encoding peptidylprolyl isomerase, with product MSFMELAHAGTELFGTFQTTEGRIVVRLFSKDSPKTVENFVGLATGEKPWKDPVTFQPQHGRPLYDGTLFFRCIKDFMIQGGDPTSRGNNGPGFRFEDEFQSGRRFDKKGVLAMGNTGPNTNGSQFFITAAPQPHLDNRYTIFGEVVEGQDVVDRIANELPKDSSDRPRRDVRIQTLTISTARPS from the coding sequence ATGAGCTTCATGGAGCTGGCCCACGCGGGCACGGAGCTGTTCGGCACCTTCCAGACGACGGAGGGGCGCATCGTCGTTCGCCTGTTCTCCAAGGACTCGCCCAAGACGGTGGAGAACTTCGTGGGGCTGGCCACCGGGGAGAAGCCCTGGAAGGACCCGGTGACGTTCCAGCCCCAGCACGGACGCCCGCTCTACGACGGGACGCTCTTCTTCCGCTGCATCAAGGACTTCATGATTCAGGGCGGGGACCCGACCAGCCGGGGCAACAACGGGCCGGGCTTCCGTTTCGAGGATGAGTTCCAGAGCGGCCGGCGTTTCGACAAGAAGGGTGTTCTGGCCATGGGCAACACGGGCCCCAACACCAACGGCAGTCAGTTCTTCATCACCGCGGCGCCGCAGCCCCACCTGGACAACCGGTACACCATCTTCGGCGAGGTGGTGGAAGGGCAGGACGTGGTGGACCGCATCGCCAATGAGCTTCCCAAGGATTCAAGCGACCGTCCCCGCCGGGACGTGCGCATCCAGACGTTGACCATCTCCACGGCGCGGCCTTCGTAA
- a CDS encoding peptidylprolyl isomerase: MHRLLGLTVALAAVAALAAEPVAGPWTKKVQAGKDLYATLKTSQGVITVKLFSKDAPKTVENFVGLATGEKAWTDPKTGDPVKGKPLYAGTVFHRVIPGFMIQGGDPTGTGRGDPGFRFEDEFQSGRSFDKPGILAMANAGPNTNGSQFFITTATPAHLTGRHTIFGEVVTGYDVVEKIGTVPRSAQDRPQTPVVLETVTLSEKAPKKPAAPKPAAPKKGTPQ, translated from the coding sequence ATGCACCGTCTTCTCGGTCTCACCGTGGCGCTGGCCGCCGTCGCGGCGTTGGCCGCCGAGCCCGTCGCGGGCCCCTGGACGAAGAAGGTCCAGGCCGGCAAGGACCTCTACGCGACGCTGAAGACGAGCCAGGGCGTCATCACCGTGAAGCTCTTCTCCAAGGACGCGCCCAAGACGGTGGAGAACTTCGTGGGCCTGGCCACGGGCGAGAAGGCCTGGACGGATCCGAAGACGGGCGACCCGGTGAAGGGCAAGCCGCTCTACGCCGGCACCGTCTTCCACCGCGTCATCCCGGGCTTCATGATTCAAGGCGGCGACCCCACCGGCACCGGCCGGGGCGACCCGGGCTTCCGCTTCGAGGACGAGTTCCAGAGCGGCCGCAGCTTCGACAAGCCGGGCATCCTGGCCATGGCCAACGCGGGCCCCAACACCAACGGCAGCCAGTTCTTCATCACCACCGCCACGCCCGCGCACCTCACCGGCCGCCACACCATCTTCGGCGAGGTCGTCACCGGCTACGACGTGGTGGAGAAGATCGGCACCGTGCCGCGCAGCGCGCAGGACCGCCCGCAGACGCCCGTGGTCCTGGAAACGGTGACGCTGAGTGAGAAGGCGCCCAAGAAGCCGGCCGCGCCCAAGCCCGCCGCCCCCAAGAAGGGCACCCCGCAATGA
- a CDS encoding acyl-CoA carboxylase subunit beta has protein sequence MSSDQKLLEKVSQVEKGGAPKYHAKNAEAGKLFARERIQLLVDADSFVEDGKLANNLDPELPSDGVITGVGRIDGRAVAIMANDSTVKAGSWGARTVEKILRIQETAKALRCPLLYLVDSAGARITDQVEMFPGRRGAGRIFYNEVHLSGFVPQICLLFGPSAAGGAYIPAFCDLVIMVEGNASMYLGSPRMAEMVIGEKVTLEEMGGAKMHCSVSGVGDVLVKTEQDAIAAAKQYLAFFPENFSKAPPTVELKAPKHSGKRVDEIIPPDQNKPFDMHALIAELIDEGSWFDVKKLFAQELITGLARIGGRPVGIVANQPKYKGGVLFVDSADKAARFIWLCDAFNIPLLYLADVPGFMIGTKVERAGIIRAGAKMISAVSEASVPRICVVVRKAYGAGLYAMSGPGFAPEATLALPQAMIAVMGPEAAVNAVYFNKIQELPEAERPAFVQKLRDEYKQDVDIFKLASELIIDAVVPGDSLRGELMQRYSLYADRFQPRAEKKHGVHPV, from the coding sequence ATGTCCTCAGATCAGAAACTGCTCGAGAAGGTCTCCCAGGTGGAGAAGGGCGGCGCGCCCAAGTACCACGCGAAGAACGCGGAGGCGGGCAAGCTCTTCGCGCGCGAGCGCATCCAGCTGCTCGTGGACGCGGACTCCTTCGTGGAGGACGGCAAGCTCGCCAACAACCTGGACCCGGAGCTGCCCTCCGACGGCGTCATCACCGGCGTCGGGCGCATCGACGGGCGCGCGGTGGCCATCATGGCCAACGACTCCACGGTGAAGGCGGGCAGCTGGGGCGCGCGCACGGTGGAGAAGATCCTCCGCATCCAGGAGACGGCGAAGGCGCTGCGCTGCCCGCTGCTCTATCTGGTGGACAGCGCGGGTGCGCGCATCACGGACCAGGTGGAGATGTTCCCCGGCCGACGTGGCGCGGGCCGCATCTTCTACAACGAGGTCCACCTGTCGGGCTTCGTCCCTCAAATCTGTCTGCTCTTCGGCCCTTCCGCCGCGGGTGGCGCGTACATCCCCGCGTTCTGCGACCTGGTCATCATGGTGGAGGGCAACGCCTCCATGTACCTGGGCAGCCCCCGCATGGCGGAGATGGTCATCGGCGAGAAGGTCACCCTGGAGGAGATGGGCGGCGCGAAGATGCACTGCTCCGTGTCCGGCGTGGGCGACGTGCTGGTGAAGACCGAACAGGACGCCATCGCCGCCGCGAAGCAGTACCTGGCCTTCTTCCCGGAGAACTTCTCCAAGGCCCCGCCGACGGTCGAACTGAAGGCGCCCAAGCACAGCGGCAAGCGCGTGGATGAGATCATCCCGCCGGATCAGAACAAGCCGTTCGACATGCACGCCCTCATCGCGGAGCTCATCGACGAGGGCAGCTGGTTCGACGTGAAGAAGCTCTTCGCGCAGGAGCTCATCACCGGCCTCGCTCGCATTGGCGGGCGGCCGGTGGGCATCGTCGCGAACCAGCCCAAGTACAAGGGCGGCGTGCTGTTCGTGGACAGCGCGGACAAGGCGGCCCGGTTCATCTGGCTGTGTGACGCGTTCAACATCCCGCTGCTGTACCTGGCGGACGTGCCGGGCTTCATGATCGGCACCAAGGTGGAGCGCGCGGGCATCATCCGCGCGGGCGCGAAGATGATCTCCGCGGTGTCGGAGGCCAGCGTGCCGCGCATCTGCGTGGTGGTGCGCAAGGCGTACGGCGCCGGCCTCTACGCCATGAGCGGCCCTGGATTCGCCCCGGAGGCCACGCTGGCGCTGCCCCAGGCGATGATCGCCGTGATGGGCCCGGAGGCGGCGGTGAACGCCGTCTATTTCAACAAGATCCAAGAGCTGCCGGAGGCCGAGCGGCCAGCCTTCGTCCAGAAGCTCCGCGACGAGTACAAGCAGGACGTGGACATCTTCAAGCTGGCCAGCGAGCTCATCATCGACGCCGTGGTCCCCGGCGACTCCCTGCGCGGGGAATTGATGCAGCGTTATTCGCTTTATGCGGACCGGTTCCAGCCCCGTGCGGAGAAGAAGCACGGCGTCCACCCCGTCTGA
- the era gene encoding GTPase Era, with the protein MASQSQKKTPRAGFAALIGRPNVGKSTLLNALTGEKIAIVSPKPQTTRNRILGVVTRPEGQVAFIDTPGIHQAKGELNRYMVEAAISAAEEVDLVLFLIEPPQGETLDVTPGNRAILERLEKVGKPTFLVINKIDSIPKAKLLPLIALYGQEFPFAEVVPISAREKDGVDHLFQVVLGHLPEGEPLFAEDMLTDQQERVLVAEYIREQVLRHCRQEIPYSTAVLVDVFDESEREPRPGTPPGQLGGLIRIAASIYVERDSQKAILIGKQGQMLKLIGTDARKSVQRLLGAHVYLDLRVRVEARWSERAAGLRKLGYE; encoded by the coding sequence ATGGCCTCTCAGTCCCAGAAGAAGACCCCTCGCGCTGGCTTCGCCGCGCTCATCGGCCGGCCCAACGTGGGCAAGAGCACGCTGCTCAACGCGCTCACAGGCGAGAAGATCGCCATCGTTTCGCCCAAGCCGCAGACCACCCGCAACCGCATCCTGGGCGTGGTGACGCGCCCGGAAGGGCAGGTGGCGTTCATCGACACTCCCGGCATCCACCAGGCCAAGGGAGAGCTCAACCGCTACATGGTGGAGGCCGCCATCTCCGCGGCCGAGGAGGTGGACCTGGTCCTCTTCCTCATCGAGCCGCCCCAGGGCGAGACGCTGGACGTGACGCCGGGCAACCGCGCCATCCTCGAGCGGCTGGAGAAGGTGGGCAAGCCCACCTTCCTGGTCATCAACAAGATCGACTCCATCCCCAAGGCGAAGCTGCTGCCGCTCATCGCGCTCTACGGCCAGGAGTTCCCCTTCGCGGAGGTGGTGCCTATCTCCGCACGGGAGAAGGACGGCGTGGATCACCTGTTCCAGGTCGTGCTGGGACACCTGCCGGAGGGCGAGCCCCTTTTCGCGGAGGACATGCTCACGGACCAGCAGGAGCGCGTGCTGGTGGCGGAGTACATCCGCGAGCAGGTGCTTCGGCACTGCCGCCAGGAGATCCCGTACTCCACCGCGGTGCTGGTGGACGTGTTCGACGAATCCGAGCGCGAGCCGCGCCCCGGCACGCCCCCCGGCCAGCTGGGCGGCCTCATCCGCATCGCGGCGTCCATCTACGTGGAGCGCGACAGCCAGAAGGCCATCCTGATTGGCAAGCAGGGGCAGATGCTGAAGCTCATTGGCACGGACGCTCGCAAGTCCGTGCAGCGCCTGCTGGGTGCGCACGTGTACCTGGACCTGCGCGTGCGCGTGGAGGCCCGCTGGAGCGAGCGCGCCGCGGGTTTGAGGAAGCTGGGTTACGAGTGA
- a CDS encoding acyl-CoA dehydrogenase family protein produces the protein MDFELPESHRALQASLREFCERRVKPYAREWDKDEKFPMEVVKELGQLGVLGMLVSDEYGGAAMDSLAVAVAVEEIARYDGSLALTVASHNGLGTSHVRVFGNKAQHQRYLPKLASGEWLGAWGLTEPGSGSDASGMRTTAVRKGDKWVLNGAKMFITQGTVGDVFVVLALTSPEKRQKGITAFVLEKGIPGFSQRSIHGKLGMRSSDTAELIMENVEVGDDAIVGEVDRGFIDTLKILDKGRITIGALSVGLLRGALEESVAYSKDRTAFGQPIGEFQGLRWMMADMKTELEAARLLVHRAARLADAGQPYSEEASMAKLFASEAAMRGCNKAVQIHGGYGYTREFPVERYLRDAKLCEIGEGTSEIQRTIIARETFKGA, from the coding sequence ATGGACTTCGAACTTCCTGAAAGCCACCGCGCCCTGCAGGCCTCCCTCCGTGAATTCTGCGAACGCCGCGTGAAGCCGTACGCGCGCGAGTGGGACAAGGACGAGAAGTTCCCCATGGAGGTGGTGAAGGAGCTGGGGCAGCTGGGCGTGCTCGGCATGCTCGTCTCCGACGAGTACGGCGGAGCGGCCATGGACTCGCTCGCCGTGGCGGTGGCCGTGGAGGAGATCGCCCGCTACGACGGCTCGCTCGCGCTCACGGTGGCCAGCCACAACGGCCTGGGCACCAGCCACGTGCGCGTGTTCGGCAACAAGGCGCAGCACCAGCGCTACCTGCCCAAGCTCGCCTCCGGTGAGTGGCTGGGCGCGTGGGGCCTCACCGAGCCGGGATCCGGTTCGGACGCGTCCGGCATGCGCACCACCGCCGTGCGCAAGGGCGACAAGTGGGTGCTCAACGGCGCGAAGATGTTCATCACCCAGGGCACGGTGGGTGACGTGTTCGTGGTGCTGGCGCTCACGTCGCCGGAGAAGCGCCAGAAGGGCATCACCGCCTTCGTGCTGGAGAAGGGCATCCCCGGCTTCAGCCAGCGCTCCATCCACGGGAAGCTGGGCATGCGCTCGTCGGACACGGCCGAGCTCATCATGGAGAACGTGGAGGTCGGTGACGACGCCATCGTGGGCGAGGTCGACCGCGGCTTCATCGACACGCTCAAGATCCTCGACAAGGGCCGCATCACCATCGGCGCGCTGTCGGTGGGCCTCCTGCGCGGGGCGCTGGAGGAGTCGGTGGCGTACTCCAAGGACCGCACCGCGTTCGGCCAGCCCATTGGCGAGTTCCAGGGCCTGCGCTGGATGATGGCGGACATGAAGACGGAGCTGGAGGCGGCGCGGCTGCTGGTGCACCGCGCGGCGCGGCTCGCGGACGCGGGTCAGCCGTACTCGGAGGAGGCCTCCATGGCGAAGCTGTTCGCGTCGGAGGCGGCCATGCGCGGGTGCAACAAGGCCGTGCAGATCCACGGCGGCTACGGCTACACGCGCGAGTTCCCCGTGGAGCGCTACCTGCGCGACGCCAAGCTCTGTGAGATTGGCGAGGGCACGAGCGAGATCCAGCGGACCATCATCGCCCGCGAGACCTTCAAAGGCGCCTGA
- the rnc gene encoding ribonuclease III — translation MTLVERVQTLETRLGVQFSKRDLALEALTHKTYVNENRDQNLKDNQRLEFLGDAVVDLAVSHRLMDRCPGVPEGELTKMRARIVHEEGLARVARSLRLGELLLLGRGESQSGGRDKNSLLADAMEAVLGAVYLSGGLEPALSLVDRIFGELVEEVASGAGRLDYKTLLQELAHEKLKLSPRYRVVAETGPEHSKVFEVEVCIGEAVYARASGRNKKEAEQAAARTTLERLKEESASLASPAVVAPIPGGPSPDDPPA, via the coding sequence ATGACCCTGGTGGAGCGGGTGCAGACCCTGGAGACGCGCCTGGGCGTGCAGTTCTCCAAGCGCGACCTGGCCCTGGAAGCGCTGACGCACAAGACGTACGTCAACGAGAACCGGGACCAGAACCTCAAGGACAACCAGCGCCTGGAGTTCCTGGGCGACGCCGTGGTGGACCTGGCCGTGAGCCACCGGCTGATGGACCGCTGCCCCGGCGTCCCCGAAGGCGAGCTCACCAAGATGCGCGCCCGCATCGTCCACGAGGAGGGCCTGGCCCGCGTGGCCCGGAGCCTGCGCCTGGGCGAGCTGCTCCTGCTGGGCCGGGGCGAGTCCCAGTCCGGAGGCCGCGACAAGAACTCGCTGCTCGCGGACGCGATGGAGGCGGTGCTGGGCGCGGTGTACCTGAGCGGCGGCCTGGAGCCGGCGCTGTCCCTGGTGGACCGCATCTTCGGGGAGCTGGTGGAGGAGGTGGCCTCCGGCGCGGGCCGCCTGGACTACAAGACGCTCCTCCAGGAGCTGGCCCACGAGAAGCTCAAGCTGTCGCCGCGCTACCGCGTGGTGGCGGAAACGGGCCCGGAGCACTCCAAGGTGTTCGAGGTGGAGGTGTGCATTGGGGAGGCCGTGTACGCCCGGGCCAGCGGCCGGAACAAGAAGGAGGCCGAGCAGGCAGCCGCGCGCACCACGCTGGAGCGCCTGAAGGAGGAGTCGGCTTCCCTGGCATCCCCGGCTGTCGTGGCGCCCATCCCGGGAGGTCCTTCACCGGACGACCCTCCGGCGTGA